In Fusarium verticillioides 7600 chromosome 4, whole genome shotgun sequence, the following proteins share a genomic window:
- a CDS encoding ornithine decarboxylase (At least one base has a quality score < 10) — MVMATAVLDTYNHNVNHPHIALKKPLLQESLEQYGVITPKQLIGQALHQRVEAIDHEMCEPGDEDTFFVADLGEVYRQHLRWKKNLPRVRPFYAVKCNPDPQIIKLLSELGTGFDCASKTEIEQVLSAGLSPDRIIYAQPCKTNSYVRYVKSVGVKQMTFDNADELYKIAKLYPGAELFLRIMTDDSESLCRFSMKFGAAMDTTEGLLALAKDLGLNVVGVSFHVGSGASDPLAFYKAVRDAHTVFQLAHEFGFNMRTLDVGGGFSGDTFETMAAVLGGALDEFFPPHSNIEIIAEPGRYYVATAFTIACNIIARRTVEDPTLDGKGYMLYVNDGVYGNFSNIMFDHQQPIAKVLRASGKTLFETTAAHPTPEGEGFEYSVWGPTCDGIDRITESTRFDSILDVGDWLYFEDMGAYTKCSATQFNGFSNAHDVIYVCSEPGAKALLGL; from the exons ATGGTTATGGCAACGGCTGTCCTCGACACCTACAATCATAATGTCAATCACCCTCATATCGCATTAAAGAAACCCCTGCTTCAGGAATCTCTTGAGCAATATGGCGTGATTACTCCAAAGCAACTCATCGGCCAGGCACTCCACCAGCGCGTGGAGGCCATTGACCATGAGATGTGTGAGCCTGGCGACGAAGATACTTTCTTCGTTGCTGACCTCGGAGAGGTCTACCGCCAGCATCTTCgctggaagaagaatctCCCTCGGGTCCGGCCCTTCTATG CCGTCAAGTGCAACCCCGATCCtcagatcatcaagcttctttcTGAGCTCGGAACCGGCTTCGATTGTgcctccaagaccgagaTTGAGCAGGTCCTGTCCGCAGGACTTAGCCCCGACCGCATCATCTACGCCCAACCCTGCAAGACTAACTCGTATGTCCGATACGTCAAGTCTGTGGGCGTCAAACAGATGACCTTTGACAATGCCGATGAGCTCTACAAGATCGCAAAGCTCTACCCAGGAgctgagctcttcctccgcATCATGACCGACGACAGCGAGTCTCTTTGCCGCTTCAGTATGAAGTTTGGCGCCGCCATGGACACCACTGAGGGACTTCTTGCCCTGGCTAAGGACCTTGGTCTCAACGTTGTTGGCGTCAGCTTCCACGTTGGATCTGGTGCTTCCGATCCCCTCGCCTTCTACAAGGCCGTTCGCGACGCCCATACCGTCTTCCAGCTGGCCCACGAGTTCGGCTTCAACATGCGCACCCtcgatgttggtggtggcttcAGCGGCGATACCTTCGAGACAATGGCTGCCGTCCTCGGTGGCGCCCTCGACGAGTTCTTCCCGCCTCACAGCAACATCGAGATCATTGCTGAGCCTGGCCGATACTACGTTGCCACCGCCTTCACCATCGCCTGCAACATTATCGCTCGCCGAACTGTTGAGGACCCCACTCTCGATGGCAAGGGCTACATGCTCTACGTCAACGACGGTGTTTACGGCAACTTCTCAAACATCATGTTTGACCACCAGCAGCCGATCGCCAAGGTTCTCCGTGCCTCCGGCAAGACTCTCTTCGAGACCACCGCTGCCCATCCCACTCCCGAGGGCGAGGGCTTCGAGTACTCCGTCTGGGGTCCTACCTGCGATGGCATCGATCGCATCACTGAGAGCACTCGCTTCGACTCCATTCTCGATGTTGGTGACTGGCTGTACTTTGAGGACATGGGTGCCTACACAAAGTGCTCTGCCACTCAGTTCAACGGCTTCTCCAACGCCCACGACGTTATCTACGTCTGCAGCGAGCCTGGTGCCAAGGCCCTTCTTGGTCTGTGA
- a CDS encoding STE24 endopeptidase, with protein MDFLQRLARFLDRPLFPWKKLIMGFSVGQYLFESFLTLRQYRVLQKTSPPAVLSKEVSQEVFDKSQAYGRAKAKFEIINGLYSQVQNIAFMHFDVLPKLWSWTGDLLLKWAPARFTGEISHTIVFVLTFAVISQLLRLPSSIYQTFVLEEKFGFNKQTPKLFVTDLIKTQALTFVLAPPFLAGFLKIIQKTGNQFFYYLWLFVIALQVFMITIYPVAILPLFNKLSPLEDGELKTKVEALAASLKFPLHELYVIDGSKRSAHSNAYFFGLPWKKHIVIYDTLIEKSDPDEVVAVLAHELGHWKLGHTTSLFGISQAHTFYIFLLFSVFINNHSLYSSFGFLKQHPIIIGFILFSDALAPMDLVINLLMHIVSRKFEFQADAFAKKLGYPEELARSLLKLQIQNLSTMDADWMYASYHFSHPHLSERLKALGWKGSEGVTEGVTDKSIDNEKEGVVKASGRDEL; from the exons ATGGATTTCCTTCAG CGCCTCGCGCGCTTCCTCGACCGCCCGCTCTTCccatggaagaagctcatcatgggcttCTCCGTAGGCCAATACCTCTTCGAATCGTTCCTCACTCTCCGTCAATACCGCGTCCTCCAGAAAACCAGTCCCCCCGCCGTCCTCTCCAAGGAAGTCTCCCAGGAAGTCTTCGACAAGTCTCAAGCCTACGGTCGCGCCAAGGCAAAGTTTGAAATCATCAACGGTCTCTACTCTCAGGTTCAGAATATCGCTTTTATGCACTTCGATGTCCTCCCTAAACTCTGGTCCTGGACtggtgatcttcttctcaagtggGCTCCTGCGCGCTTCACTGGAGAGATCAGCCATaccatcgtcttcgtcttgacTTTCGCCGTTATTAgccagcttcttcgtcttccgTCTTCGATCTATCAGACTTTCGTCCTTGAGGAGAAGTTTGGTTTCAACAAGCAGACGCCTAAGCTCTTCGTCAccgatctcatcaagacccAAGCTCTCACCTTCGTTCTCGCGCCTCCTTTCCTCGCCGGtttcctcaagatcatccagaAGACTGGTAACCAGTTCTTCTATTACCTGTGGCTCTTCGTCATCGCTCTCCAGGTCTTCATGATCACCATCTACCCCGTTGCTATTCTGCCTCTGTTTAACAAGCTGTCTCCTCTCGAGGATGGtgagctcaagaccaaggttgaAGCTCTTGCAGCCAGCCTCAAGTTCCCTCTTCATGAGCTCTATGTTATTGATGGAAGCAAGCGAAGCGCCCACTCCAACGCCTATTTCTTTGGCCTCCCCTGGAAAAAGCACATCGTCATCTACGATACTCTCATTGAGAAGAGCGACcctgatgaggttgttgctgttcttgcgCACGAATTGGGTCACTGGAAGCTTGGTCACACGACCAGCCTATTTGGTATCTCTCAG GCTCACACTTTCtacatcttcctcctcttctcggtcttcatcaacaaccactcTCTGTACTCCTCGTTCGGCTTCCTCAAGCAGCaccccatcatcattggcttcatcctcttctctgaTGCCCTTGCTCCTATGGACCTTGTCATCAACCTGCTTATGCACATCGTCAGCCGCAAGTTCGAGTTCCAGGCCGATGCTTTCGCTAAGAAGCTCGGTTACCCCGAGGAGCTTGCCCGctctctcctcaagctccagatccagaaccTTAGCACAATGGACGCCGATTGGATGTACGCCAGCTACCACTTCTCTCACCCCCATCTGTCTGAGCGCCTCAAGGCCCTCGGCTGGAAGGGCTCTGAGGGCGTCACCGAGGGTGTCACTGATAAGTCCATTGAcaacgagaaggagggtgttgTCAAGGCCAGTGGACGTGATGAGCTGTAA
- a CDS encoding adenosinetriphosphatase (At least one base has a quality score < 10), with protein MPRGRPSTRGTPITPADDSRDTSTASDRVTRSARTRSQAASSIPTPTSAVDLPQDAPSGSRPRGRPRKSIPEVGASPLSQFPNSDIALPTKRRGRPRKAPVIESESVSSVPTPLDPDTGSEYSTPASSKVPTPAAVEHDKSAIFEVQLPAPSVSRPIDRERGLRKSAYAMNSRANNGRMVIQDSDDEDLDNSRDAQVARRLQDEEFKQASSAASSSFPLRRSTRPSLSGSFSTPAQTSVKRERAPTLADSTAKRGRPAKKPKVIPDSDDEDIDMDAEIAQGLDLDSGSSLSSFEDESFADDDASDEGGAQEISSDDEDVPMAMSRKAAGKRPARPMARTIPRTKAPTATGSRSAGKATQTDGPSGDELDALENALGDAESTDFSTDINGDYIDLSSSDADADGADNTDQIASISNNRRAFRNTGVTRRTRRERERLEKHHPEIIDMWDKVKKQPVIKPEKAAQPERISRQLKPFQLEGLAWMMEMEKGKYKGGLLGDEMGLGKTIQAVSLIMSDYRVGKPSLVLVPPVALMQWQQEIKSYTDGALNTFVFHGTNQKTKGITVRELKKFDVIMMSYNSLESVYRKQEKGFKRKDGIYKEKSAIHAIDFHRVILDEAHCIKTRTTMTAKACFALKTTYRWCLTGTPLQNRIGEFFSLIRFLEIDDFASYLCKQCPCSTLEWSMDENSRCKGCNHPGVQHVSLFNQELLNPIQKYGNLGAGKTAFDRLRLMTDRIMLRRLKKDHTNSMELPVKEVYVDRQFFGEEENDFANSIMTNGQRKFDTYVAQGVLLNNYANIFGLIMQMRQVADHPDLITKKNAEGGQNVLVCCICDEPAEDAIRSQCKHDFCRACVGSYVRSTDVPDCPRCHIPLQIDLEQPEMEQDENLVKKNSIINRIKMENWTSSSKIELLVHELHKLRSDNASHKSIIFSQFTTMLQLIEWRLRRAGITTVMLDGSMTPAQRQASIEHFMNNVDVECFLVSLKAGGVALNLTEASRVFIVDPWWNPAAEWQSADRCHRIGQSRPCTITRLCIEDSVESRMVLIQEKKTNMIHSTVNSDTKAMESLTPQDMQFLFRGT; from the exons ATGCCTCGAGGTCGCCCTTCCACTCGGGGTACGCCCATCACTCCAGCAGATG ATTCTAGAGATACATCTACTGCTTCTGACCGAGTGACCCGCTCAGCCAGGACTAGAAGTCAGGCTGCCTCGTCTATACCAACTCCCACCTCAGCTGTAGATCTTCCGCAGGATGCTCCCTCTGGATCACGCCCAAGAGGAAGACCCAGGAAGAGTATCCCCGAAGTCGGCGCATCTCCCCTGTCTCAATTTCCTAATTCTGACATCGCACTTCCCACTAAACGACGTGGCCGCCCAAGGAAAGCACCCGTCATTGAGAGCGAATCCGTGTCATCAGTTCCCACACCACTAGACCCAGATACAGGGAGCGAGTATTCAACTCCTGCATCTAGCAAAGTGCCAACACCGGCAGCAGTCGAGCATGACAAATCAGCTATCTTCGAAGTTCAACTTCCTGCTCCTTCTGTCTCTCGCCCCATTGACCGCGAGAGAGGTCTGCGAAAGAGCGCATATGCCATGAACTCGAGAGCCAATAACGGCCGGATGGTCATTCAGGACTCGGACGacgaggatcttgacaatTCTCGAGACGCTCAAGTAGCTCGTCGCCTCCAGGATGAAGAATTCAAGCAAGCGTCCAGTgccgcatcatcatcatttcccCTACGAAGAAGTACTAGGCCTTCGCTCTCCGGTAGTTTCAGCACTCCCGCTCAGACTTCTGTCAAGCGAGAAAGAGCACCGACTCTGGCTGACTCTACCGCCAAGCGTGGTCGCCCAGCAAAAAAGCCTAAAGTTATCCCCGactcagatgatgaggacatcGACATGGATGCGGAGATAGCCCAAGGACTTGATCTGGACAGCGGCTCGTCATTGAGCTCATTTGAGGATGAATCCTTTGCCGATGATGACGCCAGTGACGAGggaggagctcaagaaatcTCCagtgatgacgaagacgTTCCAATGGCCATGTCGAGGAAAGCGGCAGGAAAGCGACCTGCACGTCCCATGGCACGCACTATACCCCGTACCAAGGCACCTACTGCGACTGGTTCCCGTTCCGCAGGGAAGGCTACGCAAACTGATGGCCCGTCTGGTGATGAACTCGATGCATTGGAAAACGCTTTGGGCGATGCCGAGTCTACAGACTTTTCAACTGATATCAACGGCGACTATATCGACTTGAGTAGTAGCGATGCTGATGCAGATGGCGCCGATAACACGGACCAAATCGCGAGTATCTCCAACAATCGGAGGGCTTTCAGGAACACGGGTGTTACCAGACGTACGCGTAGAGAGCGAGAACGTTTGGAGAAACATCACCCTGAGATCATAGACATGTGGGACAAGGTTAAAAAGCAGCCAGTGATTAAGCCTGAGAAGGCTGCACAGCCGGAAAGAATTTCACGCCAACTCAAGCCATTCCAGCTTGAAGGCCTTGcttggatgatggagatggagaagggaAAGTACAAAGGTGGCTTActcggtgatgagatgggatTAGGCAAGACGATCCAAGCTGTGTCTCTAATCATGTCTGATTATCGTGTGGGAAAGCCGTCCCTTGTTCTAGTGCCCCCTGTTGCGCTCATGCAATGGCAGCAGGAGATCAAGTCTTACACAGATGGCGCCTTGAACACATTCGTTTTCCATGGAACAAACCAAAAGACCAAGGGGATCACCGTGAGGGAACTCAAGAAATTCGACGTTATTATGATGTCGTACAACAGTCTCGAGTCAGTCTACCGCAAGCAAGAAAAGGGGTTCAAGCGAAAGGACGGCATATACAAGGAAAAGAGTGCTATTCATGCAATCGATTTCCATCGAGTTATTCTGGACGAAGCACACTGTATCAAGACACGCACCACCATGACAGCCAAAGCATGCTTTGCTCTGAAAACCACCTACCGATGGTGTTTGACGGGCACGCCTTTGCAGAACCGCATCGGAGAGTTCTTCTCTCTAATTCGTTTCTTAGAAATCGACGACTTTGCATCGTATCTTTGCAAGCAGTGTCCGTGCTCCACACTTGAATGGTCAATGGACGAGAACAGTCGTTGTAAGGGCTGCAATCATCCGGGAGTGCAACATGTTTCTCTGTTCAATCAAGAGCTACTGAATCCTATTCAGAAATATGGGAATCTAGGCGCAGGCAAAACGGCTTTCGACAGACTGCGTTTGATGACAGATCGTATCATGCTGCGCCGTTTAAAGAAAGACCATACCAACTCTATGGAACTTCCCGTCAAGGAGGTTTATGTTGACCGGCAGTTTTtcggagaagaggaaaacGACTTCGCAAACAGTATCATGACGAACGGCCAGCGCAAGTTCGATACGTATGTCGCCCAAGGTGTTCTCTTGAACAATTATGCCAACATTTTTGGCCTCATTATGCAGATGAGACAAGTTGCTGATCACCCTGATCTTATCACAAAGAAGAACGCTGAAGGAGGACAAAACGTGCTCGTTTGTTGTATCTGCGATGAGCCTGCCGAAGACGCAATTCGTAGTCAGTGCAAGCATGACTTTTGCAGAGCTTGTGTTGGTAGCTACGTCCGCTCTACCGATGTACCTGATTGCCCCCGTTGTCACATCCCCCTCCAGATCGACCTAGAACAGCCAGAGATGGAGCAAGATGAGAATCTCGTCAAGAAAAattccatcatcaatcgaatcaagatggagaactggacctcttcttccaaaattgaacttcttgttcatgagCTACACAAACTTCGCTCTGACAACGCCTCACACAAGTCGATCATTTTCTCTCAGTTTACTACCATGCTGCAGCTCATCGAGTGGCGTCTCCGCCGGGCTGGTATCACTACCGTCATGCTCGATGGTAGCATGACACCTGCTCAACGACAGGCATCGATTGAACATTTCATGAACAACGTGGACGTTGAATGCTTCCTGGTTtctctcaaggctggcgGTGTGGCACTGAACCTTACCGAAGCCTCTCGAGTATTCATTGTTGATCC ATGGTGGAACCCAGCCGCTGAGTGGCAGTCCGCTGACCGGTGCCATCGCATTGGCCAAAGTCGGCCCTGCACTATCACGCGGTTGTGTATCGAGGATTCTGTGGAAAGTCGAATGGTGTTGAttcaggagaagaagactaACATGATTCACTCCACTGTCAACTCCGACACCAAGGCTATGGAATCACTCACCCCCCAGGACATGCAATTTCTCTTCCGTGGTACATAG
- a CDS encoding mitochondrial presequence protease (At least one base has a quality score < 10) produces MLRNAAAGARKAVTELSQFPKPGEKLHGFTLVRSKHVPELELTALHLQHDKTGADYLHIARDDSNNVFSIGFKTNPPDDTGIPHILEHTTLCGSEKYPIRDPFFKMLPRTLSNFMNAFTASDHTFYPFATTNAQDFKNLMSVYLDSTLHPLLKKSDFTQEGWRIGPENPLAEDEASKKLVFKGVVYNEMKGQMSDAGYLYYIRFHDHIFPDINNSGGDPQKITDLTYEQLRKFHAEHYHPSNAKVFTYGDMPLVDHLQQVDAQLQAFEKIQGDRQIHEPVTLTGPKEVTLYGPLDPLVDPDRQYKTSVSWIMGDTTDVLESFSLALLSTLLMDGYGSPLYRGLVEAGMGADWSPNAGYDSSAKKGIFSIGLTGVQEADVPKLKEKVQQILREVREKGFDKTKIDGSLHQLELSLKHKTANFGFSMLNRLKPKWFNGVDPFDSLAWNDTINGFQAKMAEGNYLEGLIDKYLLNDNTLTFTMAPSSTYGEDLVKEEQERLSTRIQAAIKEAGSEENARKHFEKQEQELLVEQNKTNTEDLGCLPTVHVKDIPRSKEPVVVRDENANGTKIQWHEAPTNGLTYFRAINTLENLPDELRELVPLFTDSIMRLGTKDLNMEQLEDLIKLKTGGVSVGYHCTPSPTDFHAASEGLIFTGMALDRNVPVMFDIIQKLVLGTDFDSPEAALRIRQLLQASADGVVNDIASTGHRFAMGSAESGLTRSSWLRQQVSGLSQVQLVTSLASRPETDKLEDVISKLKQIQSIALAGGNLRTAITCGPESVAENSASLQKFVGNLSRDPLDLKNLSPRQLPKDSKTFYPLPYQVYYGGLSVPTTSYTAAEGAPLQILSQLLTHKHLHHEIREKGGAYGGGAYSRALDGLFGFYSYRDPNPQNTLSIMRGAGQWAVDKKWSDRDLEEAKISVFQGVDAPKSVNQEGMGRFLSGITEEMKQKKREQLLDVTEDQVREVAQRYLVDGLAKGEARVAFLGEKQSWVDGEWKIREMDVKGAEQG; encoded by the exons ATGCTTCGTAACGCCGCTGCCGGCGCTCGAAAGGCCGTCACGGAGCTTTCACAATTTCCTAAGCCCGGCGAGAAGCTTCACGGCTTCACCCTTGTCCGGTCCAAGCATGTTCCTGAGCTTGAGTTGACGGCTCTTCACCTTCAGCATGACAAGACAGGAGCCGATTATCTGCACATTGCCCGCGACGACAGTAACAATGTCTTTTCCATCGGTTTCAAGACGAACCCTCCGGATGATACTGGTATTCCTCACATTCTAGAGCATACGACACTATGCGGTAGTGAAAA ATATCCCATTCGTGaccctttcttcaagatgcttccCCGAACACTATCGAACTTTATGAACGCGTTCACGGCATCAGACCATACTTTCTACCCCTTTGCGACAACCAACGCGCAGgacttcaagaacctcatGTCTGTGTACCTCGACTCAACATTGCACCCACTGCTCAAGAAGTCCGACTTTACCCAGGAGGGTTGGCGAATTGGTCCCGAGAACCCACTTGCTGAGGACGAGGCGAGCAAGAAGTTGGTATTCAAGGGCGTGGTTTACAACGAGATGAAGGGCCAGATGTCAGATGCTGGGTATTTATACTACATTCGCTTCCACGACCATATCTTCCCCGATATCAACAACTCGGGTGGCGACCCCCAGAAGATCACAGATTTGACATACGAGCAACTGCGAAAGTTCCACGCCGAGCACTACCACCCGAGCAATGCCAAGGTCTTCACTTACGGTGATATGCCCTTGGTTGACCACTTGCAGCAAGTCGATGCTCAACTCCAGGCTTTTGAGAAGATACAGGGTGACAGGCAAATTCACGAACCCGTAACACTGACCGGCCCCAAGGAAGTTACTCTGTACGGCCCACTTGATCCTCTTGTCGACCCTGATCGTCAGTACAAGACCTCTGTGTCATGGATCATGGGTGACACCACAGATGTGTTGGAGTCTTTTTCTCTGGCACTTCTATCAACCCTCTTGATGGATGGTTATGGTTCTCCTCTGTACCGAGgtcttgttgaggctggcaTGGGTGCTGATTGGAGCCCCAACGCTGGATATGATAGCTCTGCTAAGAAGGGAATTTTCTCTATCGGTCTCACTGGTGTTCAGGAGGCTGATGTTCctaagctcaaggagaaggttcagcagatcttgagggaaGTCCGAGAGAAAGGTttcgacaagaccaagatcgatGGATCTCTCCATCAGCTCGAGTTATCGCTCAAGCATAAGACTGCCAACTTTGGATTTTCCATGCTGAACCGTCTCAAGCCCAAGTGGTTTAACGGTGTGGACCCCTTTGATTCATTGGCTTGGAACGATACCATCAATGGTTTCCAAGCTAAGATGGCTGAGGGCAACTACCTAGAAGGTCTCATTGACAAGTATCTACTGAACGACAATACTTTGacattcacaatggcccCTTCAAGCACCTACGGAgaagatcttgtcaaagaggAACAGGAGCGACTTTCTACCAGAATCCAAGCAGCTATTAAGGAGGCTGGCAGCGAAGAGAACGCCCGGAAGCATTTCGAGAAGCAAGAGCAGGAGTTGCTGGTTGAACAAAACAAGACTAACACTGAGGACCTCGGCTGTCTGCCCACTGTTCACGTCAAGGATATCCCCCGAAGCAAGGAGCCTGTGGTTGTGCGAGACGAGAATGCCAACGGCACCAAGATCCAGTGGCACGAGGCTCCTACGAACGGCTTGACATACTTCCGTGCCATCAACACGTTGGAGAACTTGCCTGATGAGCTTCGCGAGCTGGTCCCTCTGTTTACCGACAGCATCATGCGTCTTGGTACTAAGGACTTGAACATGGAGCAGCTTGAagacttgatcaagctcaagactggtGGTGTTTCAGTTGGGTACCACTGTACCCCGTCTCCCACCGATTTCCACGCTGCTAGTGAAggcctcatcttcaccggTATGGCCCTGGATCGCAATGTTCCCGTCATGTTCGATATCATCCAAAAGCTCGTTTTGGGAACTGATTTCGACAGCCCAGAGGCAGCTCTCAGGATTCGACAGCTGCTGCAGGCATCTGCTGACGGTGTTGTGAACGATATTGCATCCACTGGCCATCGGTTCGCGATGGGTAGTGCTGAATCTGGTCTCACCCGCTCCTCGTGGCTTCGACAACAAGTTTCCGGCCTTTCTCAGGTGCAGCTGGTGACTTCACTGGCTAGCCGACCTGAGACagacaagcttgaagatgttatTTCCAAGTTGAAGCAGATTCAGAGCATTGCACTAGCGGGAGGAAACCTACGCACAGCAATTACCTGCGGCCCAGAGAGTGTTGCAGAGAACAGTGCTTCTCTGCAAAAGTTCGTGGGTAACCTCTCCCGCGATCCTCTGGACCTGAAGAATCTGtctcctcgtcaacttcctAAGGATAGCAAGACGTTCTATCCTCTGCCTTACCAAGTTTACTATGGTGGATTGTCAGTACCAACCACGTCATACACGGCAGCGGAGGGTGCACCTCTCCAGATCCTGTCACAGCTCCTTACACATAAACACCTGCATCACGAGATCCGTGAGAAGGGTGGCGCATATGGTGGAGGTGCTTACTCCCGCGCCCTCGATGGCCTCTTTGGCTTCTACTCTTACCGTGACCCCAACCCTCAAAACACACTGAGCATCATGCGCGGTGCTGGGCAATGGGCTGTCGATAAGAAGTGGTCAGACCGTGAccttgaggaggccaagatcTCTGTATTCCAGGGAGTTGATGCCCCCAAATCTGTGAACCAGGAGGGCATGGGCCGATTCCTCTCAGGTATCActgaggagatgaagcaaaagaagcGTGAGCAGCTTCTTGACGTAACCGAGGACCAAGTGCGCGAGGTGGCGCAGCGCTACCTCGTTGACGGACTGGCCAAGGGCGAAGCCAGAGTCGCTTTCCTTGGAGAGAAGCAGTCCTGGGTCGACGGCGAATGGAAGATCCGCGAAATGGATGTCAAGGGCGCCGAGCAAGGCTAA